One part of the Nitrospirota bacterium genome encodes these proteins:
- a CDS encoding PG0541 family transporter-associated protein yields the protein MQMLLVIFRQSLDEDIRRLLKDLDIKAFTEAPKVFGIGEAGEAFGSLTWPGHNSMILAAMEDQQAERVIGRLQAFRDHLMQQQGDTKIPLRVFVMPCRQVV from the coding sequence ACAATCGCTTGATGAAGACATTCGGCGGCTGTTAAAAGACCTGGACATCAAAGCGTTTACGGAAGCGCCCAAAGTCTTCGGCATCGGCGAAGCGGGCGAGGCGTTCGGGTCCTTGACGTGGCCGGGTCATAATTCCATGATTCTAGCTGCCATGGAGGATCAGCAAGCCGAGCGGGTCATCGGACGGTTACAGGCTTTTCGCGACCACCTGATGCAGCAGCAAGGCGACACCAAAATCCCCTTACGCGTGTTCGTCATGCCCTGCCGACAAGTCGTATGA
- a CDS encoding efflux RND transporter permease subunit, producing the protein MISASLRNPYAVVAISLIVVILGVVSYQNMVVDIFPEINLPVVAVATFYKGMGPSEIEGAITLRLEQLYLQASYVEHIESRSLPGVSLIKVYFHPSYDVNAGMAEITSLTYSALRYLPQGVFPPIIIKFGAASLPIGTLTVSSETLGEKEVRDLAYYGVRPQLANVPGVFVAPSFGGTVRQITVFLDRERMLARGLSTRDVVNAVNAQSLLLPAGNVKIGEFDYNVYTNSLIQFVEQMNEIPVKVVNGVPILLKDVGRAADSTMIQGNVVRINGRRAVYLPIMKQAGANTIQVIDGIKATLPKLLGLPKDLVVKLIFDQSLYIRQAIQTLEHEGLLGGGLACLMVLIFLGSLRYTLIIALAIPISILAAFVLLYFTGHTVNVMTLGGLALVIGTLLDNNIVVLENVHRHLGMGKLPRQAAGDGVGEVALPMLVATISILIVYLPIVFFTGIIKFLFVPLALAVAYAMVASYFASMTVAPVAMAALIKHEHQGPGAAEGSHERLFDRLFNRLIAAYVVVLRWCLGHKALVVGGVTAIFIGSLLLAPRLATEFFPKVDAGQFILHVAAPEGTRVEATEALVGQLEDVLRQEIPASDLDQIVANIGLPHGWMVLFTPVNGPHQAFLLVSLTRQHTVRTDALISRLRTRLAREFPGLKFSFQTGGIVSDVINFGLPAPIDIKISGPQLSQVAEAAARIRDVAAQVPGTADVQVRQGMHYPELHLAVDRAKAAYLGLNERQVVMDLVTGLSSNMTLNPGYWIDPKSNNAYFVVAQYPEQTLIHFEDFLNTPLVGFHVDQPAAVSAVTPSERGSALAMQQTPFPQRPSLPQAGAEKTAPVLLRDLAQVSRKTGPETVDHYNLQRTMDVLMSVLGNDLGRVASQVEAALAGVELPKDVSVKFKGEVDGMRAALKGFAGVLPLAVLLIYLVMVGLFRSYLDPLIILFSVPLGFIGVIWMLLLTNTSVNVESLIGTLMMIGIVVANGVLLVDFANRRLREGAPLEDAVVAAGRLRIRPILMTSLATILGLAPMALGLGEGSEANMPLARAVIGGLLVSTFMTLLFIPVLHAIARQRLMDKKVASRGAST; encoded by the coding sequence ATGATCAGCGCGTCTTTACGAAATCCCTACGCGGTGGTGGCGATCAGTCTGATCGTCGTGATCCTGGGCGTGGTGTCCTACCAGAACATGGTGGTGGACATCTTTCCCGAGATCAACCTGCCCGTGGTGGCCGTCGCCACGTTCTATAAAGGCATGGGGCCCTCCGAGATCGAGGGCGCCATCACGCTGCGCTTGGAGCAGCTCTATCTGCAAGCCTCCTACGTCGAGCACATCGAGTCCCGCTCCCTGCCCGGCGTCAGCCTGATCAAGGTCTACTTCCATCCCTCCTACGACGTCAACGCCGGCATGGCCGAGATCACCAGCCTCACCTACTCGGCCCTGCGCTATCTGCCGCAGGGCGTCTTCCCGCCCATCATCATCAAGTTCGGCGCCGCCAGTCTCCCTATCGGCACCCTCACCGTGAGCAGCGAGACCCTGGGCGAGAAAGAAGTCCGCGATTTGGCCTACTACGGCGTGCGGCCGCAACTGGCCAACGTCCCCGGGGTCTTTGTCGCCCCCAGCTTCGGCGGCACGGTCCGTCAGATCACCGTGTTTCTGGACCGCGAGCGCATGCTGGCCCGGGGGCTGTCCACCCGGGACGTCGTCAATGCCGTCAACGCCCAAAGCCTCCTGCTCCCCGCCGGCAATGTGAAGATCGGTGAATTCGACTACAACGTCTACACCAACAGCCTGATCCAGTTCGTCGAGCAGATGAACGAGATTCCGGTCAAGGTGGTCAACGGGGTGCCGATCCTGCTCAAGGATGTGGGCCGGGCGGCCGACTCCACAATGATCCAGGGCAACGTGGTGCGGATCAACGGCCGGCGGGCAGTGTATCTGCCAATTATGAAGCAGGCGGGAGCGAACACGATCCAGGTGATCGACGGGATCAAGGCTACGTTGCCAAAACTGTTGGGGCTGCCGAAGGACCTGGTGGTCAAGCTGATCTTCGATCAATCTCTGTACATCCGGCAGGCCATCCAGACACTGGAGCACGAGGGCCTGTTGGGCGGCGGGCTCGCCTGCCTCATGGTCCTCATCTTCCTCGGCAGCCTGCGGTACACGCTGATCATCGCGTTGGCAATCCCGATTTCGATCCTGGCCGCGTTTGTCTTGCTCTATTTCACCGGCCACACCGTGAACGTGATGACCCTCGGTGGCCTGGCGTTGGTGATCGGCACACTTCTGGACAATAACATCGTCGTGCTAGAAAACGTACATCGCCATCTCGGCATGGGCAAACTCCCCCGCCAGGCCGCCGGCGACGGCGTAGGCGAAGTGGCGCTGCCAATGCTGGTCGCGACGATCAGCATTCTGATCGTCTATCTGCCGATTGTCTTTTTTACCGGCATTATCAAGTTCCTGTTCGTGCCCTTGGCCCTTGCCGTCGCCTACGCCATGGTCGCCTCTTACTTCGCCTCCATGACGGTTGCGCCCGTAGCGATGGCAGCCTTGATCAAGCACGAGCACCAAGGCCCAGGGGCGGCCGAAGGCTCGCACGAGCGGTTGTTCGACCGGTTGTTCAATCGGCTTATCGCCGCGTACGTGGTGGTCCTGCGGTGGTGCCTGGGGCACAAGGCACTGGTGGTGGGCGGCGTGACCGCTATTTTTATCGGCTCCCTGCTCCTGGCCCCCCGCCTCGCCACGGAATTCTTCCCCAAGGTGGATGCTGGCCAGTTTATTCTCCACGTCGCCGCCCCCGAGGGCACCCGCGTCGAAGCCACCGAGGCCCTTGTCGGCCAACTCGAAGACGTCCTCCGCCAGGAGATCCCCGCTAGTGATCTCGACCAGATCGTCGCCAACATCGGCCTGCCCCACGGCTGGATGGTCCTCTTCACCCCGGTCAATGGGCCCCACCAGGCCTTCCTCCTCGTCAGCCTCACCCGTCAGCACACCGTGCGCACCGATGCCCTTATCAGCCGTCTCCGTACCCGGCTGGCCCGGGAGTTTCCCGGCCTCAAGTTCTCCTTCCAGACCGGCGGCATCGTCAGCGATGTGATCAACTTCGGCCTTCCCGCCCCCATCGATATCAAGATTAGCGGCCCCCAGCTCAGCCAGGTGGCCGAGGCCGCCGCCCGCATCCGCGACGTGGCAGCGCAGGTGCCGGGCACCGCCGACGTACAGGTGCGGCAGGGGATGCACTACCCAGAATTGCATCTGGCTGTGGACCGCGCCAAGGCCGCCTACTTAGGGCTCAACGAACGGCAGGTGGTGATGGACCTGGTGACCGGCCTCAGCTCTAACATGACCCTCAACCCGGGGTACTGGATCGACCCGAAATCCAACAACGCCTACTTCGTGGTTGCCCAGTACCCGGAGCAGACCTTGATCCACTTCGAGGACTTTCTCAACACCCCCCTTGTCGGCTTCCATGTGGACCAACCCGCGGCCGTCAGCGCTGTGACGCCCTCGGAACGCGGCTCGGCCCTGGCGATGCAACAGACTCCCTTCCCTCAACGTCCTTCGCTACCCCAGGCAGGCGCCGAGAAAACTGCGCCTGTCCTCTTACGCGACCTCGCCCAGGTCAGCCGGAAAACGGGGCCTGAGACCGTGGACCACTACAATCTGCAGCGGACCATGGATGTGCTCATGAGCGTGCTCGGCAATGACCTCGGACGGGTTGCCAGTCAAGTCGAGGCGGCCCTCGCTGGGGTGGAGTTGCCGAAAGACGTTTCTGTGAAGTTCAAAGGCGAAGTGGATGGAATGCGGGCGGCATTGAAAGGCTTCGCCGGAGTCCTCCCGTTGGCTGTCCTGTTGATTTATTTGGTGATGGTCGGGCTCTTCCGATCGTATTTGGATCCCTTGATTATTCTCTTTTCGGTCCCGCTCGGCTTCATCGGCGTCATCTGGATGCTGCTGCTGACAAACACCTCAGTGAACGTCGAATCGCTCATCGGGACGCTGATGATGATCGGGATCGTCGTCGCCAACGGTGTCCTGCTCGTGGACTTTGCGAACCGCCGATTGCGCGAGGGTGCTCCTTTGGAAGACGCCGTCGTGGCGGCCGGTCGGCTGCGCATCCGTCCGATCCTGATGACGTCGCTGGCAACCATTCTCGGTCTTGCGCCGATGGCGCTGGGCCTCGGCGAGGGCAGCGAGGCCAACATGCCTCTGGCGCGGGCCGTCATCGGCGGGCTGCTGGTGTCGACGTTCATGACGCTGCTGTTCATTCCTGTGCTGCATGCGATCGCCCGCCAGCGCTTGATGGACAAGAAGGTTGCATCGCGGGGCGCTTCCACGTAA
- a CDS encoding efflux RND transporter periplasmic adaptor subunit: MMPSRLNIKFLLWVGVGLAAMLVWVLVSTKDHTFTATSATQPASPPDSPGSALTGEGGKSVQSEGFAVPVQVLKPQRRDLAYTLTLPANVSPWYQATLYAKVPGYLKWMGFDKGDQVRKGQLLAVIDAPEVEEQYRQAQADYKIKKVTYQRLANVWKENPDVIAKQDVDVAEASAEAAKHVMDNRRTLLGYTKVYAPFSGVITARFADPGSMIQSAAGSATQAVPLYTIMDLDIVRVYASVPQEAALLAKPGIKVVLTSRELAAQDITGTITRTTEALDPATRTLLVEIDVPNKDRRLQPGMFVNATFYLREHPNALVIPPSAIASGGPEKTKSVFVVRQGKAYRVPIKTDIDDGVWVEVVEGLTDDDEVVIVGKTGLTDGKSVIASRYNLPSGKPSSQKY, encoded by the coding sequence ATGATGCCGTCTCGGCTCAATATCAAATTCCTCCTCTGGGTGGGCGTCGGTCTAGCGGCCATGCTCGTGTGGGTGCTTGTCTCGACCAAGGACCACACGTTCACAGCTACATCCGCGACCCAGCCGGCTTCGCCACCGGATTCCCCGGGATCGGCCTTGACCGGAGAGGGGGGCAAATCGGTCCAGAGCGAAGGATTCGCCGTTCCCGTTCAGGTACTAAAACCGCAACGGCGCGACCTCGCATACACGCTGACGCTCCCGGCCAACGTCTCGCCCTGGTACCAGGCGACCCTGTACGCCAAGGTGCCGGGGTACTTGAAATGGATGGGGTTCGACAAGGGCGACCAGGTTAGGAAAGGCCAACTGTTGGCGGTGATCGACGCGCCCGAAGTCGAGGAACAATACCGTCAAGCCCAGGCCGACTACAAAATCAAGAAGGTCACCTACCAGCGTCTCGCCAACGTATGGAAAGAAAATCCCGACGTCATCGCCAAGCAGGACGTGGACGTGGCGGAAGCGTCGGCCGAAGCGGCCAAGCATGTCATGGACAACCGCCGCACCCTGCTCGGCTACACGAAGGTGTACGCCCCGTTTTCCGGGGTCATCACGGCCCGTTTCGCGGATCCCGGATCCATGATCCAGTCCGCCGCTGGCTCGGCGACCCAAGCCGTTCCGCTCTATACCATCATGGACCTGGATATCGTCCGGGTGTACGCCAGCGTCCCGCAGGAAGCCGCGTTGCTGGCCAAGCCGGGTATTAAGGTCGTCCTGACGTCCCGGGAGCTCGCCGCCCAGGACATCACCGGCACCATCACGCGAACTACCGAAGCATTGGATCCCGCAACCCGCACGCTGTTGGTCGAAATCGACGTCCCCAACAAGGACCGCCGCCTTCAGCCCGGCATGTTCGTCAACGCCACATTCTATTTACGCGAGCATCCGAACGCCCTTGTCATTCCCCCCTCCGCAATCGCTTCGGGCGGACCCGAGAAGACGAAATCAGTCTTCGTCGTCCGGCAGGGGAAGGCGTACCGGGTGCCGATCAAAACCGACATCGATGACGGCGTCTGGGTCGAAGTCGTCGAAGGCTTGACCGACGACGACGAGGTCGTCATCGTGGGAAAAACGGGGCTGACCGACGGGAAATCCGTCATCGCGTCCCGGTACAACCTGCCGAGCGGAAAACCGTCCAGCCAGAAATATTGA
- a CDS encoding TolC family protein, whose amino-acid sequence MRYRVRPMSCALVLLIAPAVWWAPFPASAETERVPLRTDKSGQVQGQFLGLKQAVELALEKHPLLQVANANRKAAEARTEQTRSLYYPQIYADFATAAGAGGINPRFVTPAGSMLRQNLSQYTGGVIANQRLYDFGFTRDLVESSDLAARAFEQDVNAQRALVIVSVQRAYLNSLKQRRLVEIAEDTVRERGVIRSQVETLYRQQLKSKLDLNLVQVELTNAEAALVRARNNLKASFAELNRAMGITGPEDYVLEDVSIEVIRQQPLETLIANSLSHPELKRAQEQARSAEAKLRATRKQYLPTVNAVASAGDFQTFDTDRGERTGGWWAASAVVSFPLFTGFLIENQVREASAQQAAAYAAASNIEQALTQQVTNAYLDTVTFAQQIKLAEEQVKTAQEALQLARQRYKLGLGSIVEVTQSEVALTGAQTRLAEAQYDYKIAEVTLAYAAGALSIPDTLSSPPGMTP is encoded by the coding sequence ATGCGATACCGTGTTCGGCCCATGTCGTGCGCGCTCGTTCTTCTCATCGCGCCCGCCGTTTGGTGGGCGCCGTTCCCGGCCTCCGCCGAGACGGAACGGGTCCCGCTCAGGACCGACAAGAGCGGTCAGGTTCAGGGGCAGTTCTTGGGCCTCAAACAGGCGGTGGAATTGGCGCTCGAGAAGCACCCGCTGCTCCAAGTCGCCAACGCCAACCGCAAGGCGGCGGAGGCGCGGACGGAGCAGACGCGGTCCCTGTACTACCCGCAGATCTATGCGGACTTCGCGACGGCGGCCGGCGCCGGCGGGATCAACCCGCGGTTCGTCACGCCGGCCGGTTCGATGCTGCGCCAGAATCTCAGCCAGTACACGGGCGGGGTCATCGCGAACCAGCGACTGTACGATTTCGGGTTCACCCGCGACCTGGTCGAATCGTCGGATCTCGCCGCGCGCGCGTTCGAGCAGGATGTCAACGCGCAACGGGCCTTGGTGATCGTGAGCGTCCAGCGGGCGTACCTGAACAGTCTGAAGCAACGCCGGCTGGTGGAGATTGCGGAGGATACCGTGCGCGAGCGCGGCGTCATCCGCTCCCAGGTCGAGACGCTGTACCGCCAGCAGCTCAAATCCAAGCTCGACCTGAATCTCGTGCAGGTGGAATTGACGAACGCCGAAGCGGCCCTCGTGCGCGCCAGGAACAACCTCAAGGCCAGCTTCGCCGAGTTGAACCGTGCGATGGGGATCACCGGTCCGGAAGATTACGTGCTGGAGGACGTCTCCATCGAAGTCATCCGGCAGCAACCGCTCGAGACGTTGATCGCGAACAGTCTCTCCCATCCCGAACTCAAGCGCGCGCAGGAGCAGGCCCGTTCGGCCGAAGCCAAGCTCCGCGCTACGCGAAAACAGTATCTGCCGACCGTCAACGCCGTCGCGAGCGCCGGAGATTTCCAAACCTTCGACACGGACCGCGGCGAACGAACCGGGGGCTGGTGGGCGGCCAGCGCCGTGGTGTCTTTTCCGCTCTTCACGGGCTTTCTCATCGAAAACCAGGTGCGGGAGGCGAGCGCCCAGCAAGCGGCGGCGTACGCGGCGGCGTCCAACATCGAACAGGCGCTGACCCAGCAGGTGACGAACGCCTATCTGGACACCGTCACCTTCGCGCAGCAAATCAAGTTGGCGGAAGAACAGGTGAAGACCGCCCAGGAAGCGCTGCAGTTGGCGCGCCAACGGTACAAGCTGGGGCTGGGAAGCATCGTGGAAGTGACGCAATCCGAGGTCGCGTTGACAGGGGCGCAAACCAGGCTGGCCGAAGCGCAGTACGACTACAAGATTGCGGAAGTGACCTTGGCGTATGCCGCGGGCGCCCTCTCGATACCAGACACGCTGTCCTCACCGCCCGGCATGACTCCATGA
- a CDS encoding tetratricopeptide repeat protein: MGRDKWIARVIIACMCLVVGGGVESWGQDTLWETYINAGTKAYGEGRYGEAEKMFAEALKVAEQFGPQNPRIATTLNNLAETYRVQGKYAQAETLYLRSMRIREKVEGLESLAVAQSLNNLALLYAVQGKYAEAEPLYTRALAIREKLLGPEDQDVALVLNNLALLYNNQGKYDKAEPLFRRALAIKEKGLGSEHPSVATTLNNLALVYNNQGKYKEAEQLYRRSLGIREKTLGQEHPDVAQSLNNLASLYSNQGRFKEAEPLYKRALAIVEKALGAEHPEIVMILKNYSILLQKTDRKAEAISLAARADKIKRQHERENTLLKPSGSP; the protein is encoded by the coding sequence ATGGGCAGAGACAAATGGATCGCGCGGGTGATCATCGCCTGCATGTGTCTCGTTGTAGGCGGCGGAGTCGAGTCATGGGGTCAGGACACGCTGTGGGAGACCTATATCAACGCCGGAACCAAGGCCTACGGAGAAGGCCGGTACGGCGAAGCCGAGAAGATGTTCGCGGAAGCGCTGAAGGTCGCCGAACAATTCGGGCCGCAAAATCCCCGCATCGCCACCACGCTGAACAATCTTGCCGAGACCTATCGCGTGCAAGGGAAATATGCCCAGGCGGAAACCCTGTACTTGCGTTCCATGCGGATACGGGAAAAAGTCGAAGGTCTGGAGTCGCTGGCGGTCGCGCAAAGTCTCAACAACCTTGCGCTTCTCTACGCGGTGCAGGGAAAGTACGCTGAAGCCGAACCGCTCTACACCCGCGCGCTGGCCATCAGGGAGAAGCTGCTCGGGCCCGAGGATCAGGATGTGGCGTTGGTGCTGAACAACCTCGCGCTGCTGTACAACAACCAGGGGAAGTACGACAAAGCCGAGCCGCTGTTTCGTCGCGCGCTGGCCATCAAGGAAAAGGGCCTGGGCTCCGAACACCCCAGCGTGGCCACCACGCTCAACAACTTGGCGTTGGTGTACAACAATCAGGGCAAATACAAGGAAGCCGAGCAACTGTATCGACGTTCCCTCGGTATCCGCGAGAAGACCCTGGGGCAAGAACACCCGGATGTCGCCCAAAGTCTCAATAATCTGGCGTCCCTCTACAGCAATCAAGGGAGGTTCAAGGAGGCCGAACCGCTGTACAAGCGGGCCCTGGCGATCGTCGAAAAAGCCTTGGGCGCGGAACATCCCGAGATCGTCATGATTCTCAAGAACTATTCGATTCTGCTGCAGAAAACCGATCGAAAGGCCGAAGCCATCAGTTTGGCGGCCCGCGCCGACAAGATCAAACGCCAGCATGAACGGGAGAACACCTTGCTGAAGCCCAGCGGATCGCCTTAA
- a CDS encoding peptidylprolyl isomerase produces the protein MHEISDRTRATVTVTSKGQTLGEIILRFFPDVAPNHVNNFVKLAKQGFYDGTTFHRVIPGFMIQGGDPNSKNPDRSTHGMGGPGYRIKAEFNSRPHKRGTLSMARANDPDSAGSQFFICVADATFLDWQYTVFGEVVSGMEVVDRVVNMKRDGRDNPLERVEMTITVSE, from the coding sequence ATGCATGAGATCAGTGACCGAACGCGCGCGACCGTTACGGTGACTTCCAAGGGACAGACACTCGGCGAGATCATCCTGCGCTTTTTTCCGGATGTGGCGCCCAATCACGTGAACAATTTCGTCAAGCTGGCGAAACAGGGGTTTTACGACGGCACCACGTTTCACCGGGTGATTCCCGGCTTCATGATCCAGGGCGGCGATCCCAACAGCAAGAACCCCGACCGGTCCACGCACGGCATGGGCGGCCCCGGGTACCGGATCAAAGCCGAGTTCAACAGCCGACCCCATAAACGGGGGACGCTGTCGATGGCCAGGGCGAACGATCCGGACAGCGCCGGGTCGCAGTTCTTCATCTGCGTGGCAGACGCCACCTTCCTGGATTGGCAATACACGGTGTTCGGCGAGGTCGTGAGCGGAATGGAAGTCGTCGACAGGGTGGTCAACATGAAACGGGACGGGCGGGATAATCCGCTCGAGCGGGTGGAGATGACGATCACAGTCAGCGAATGA